From Watersipora subatra chromosome 8, tzWatSuba1.1, whole genome shotgun sequence, a single genomic window includes:
- the LOC137402665 gene encoding uncharacterized protein, whose amino-acid sequence MGPKRGESASHSGYQITLASIDLKLTQLIMDVAKIHKRLDLIENKQAEYELSLENFQEEINDVKSKVSELESAKTKRQQSTTHNNLLMHVEANEHLNRAKAIELNGIPFKSGENLMEGFSKLLKVAKLDDINPTRDIDNIYRIRQTPRILVKFIQTTKRDQFFQLYRRNIIDTSLLGFQEKNRIYINEVLSREQNELFWKAQKFKTNKNFRFIWTFNQRIYLRKTPESDAVQIRTQSDLDDLEASQ is encoded by the coding sequence ATGGGACCAAAACGTGGAGAATCTGCTTCACACTCTGGATACCAAATCACTCTTGCTTCAATTGATCTAAAGCTAACTCAGCTGATAATGGATGTCGCCAAAATACACAAACGTTTAGACTTAATTGAGAACAAGCAAGCTGAATATGAATTGTCGCTAGAAAATTTTCAAGAAGAGATCAACGATGTCAAATCTAAAGTTAGTGAACTcgaatcagctaaaacaaaaagGCAACAATCAACCACACATAATAATTTGCTAATGCATGTTGAAGCTAATGAACATCTCAACAGAGCTAAAGCCATAGAGCTGAACGGAATTCCATTTAAAAGTGGCGAGAACTTAATGGAaggtttttcaaaacttttgaaGGTAGCAAAACTTGATGACATCAACCCTACACGAGATATTGACAATATTTATAGGATTAGACAGACTCCCAGAATTCTTGTTAAATTCATCCAGACAACTAAACGAGACCAGTTTTTTCAATTATACAGAAGAAATATTATTGATACTTCACTCTTAGGATTTCAAGAGAAAAACAGAATCTACATCAACGAAGTTTTAAGTAGAGAACAAAACGAACTATTCTGGAAAgctcaaaaatttaaaacaaacaaaaacttccGGTTTATTTGGACTTTTAATCAAAGAATTTACCTACGTAAAACTCCTGAATCAGATGCTGTTCAGATAAGAACCCAAAGTGACTTGGATGATTTGGAAGCTTCGCAGTAA